The Apibacter raozihei genome contains a region encoding:
- the fabG gene encoding 3-oxoacyl-ACP reductase FabG, with protein sequence MKTKYALVTGGSRGIGKEICLKLAKELKYSVLINYRSNQSEAEDTKRRIEEFGGFAELIPFDVSNREQTLSVLESWQKENPEAVVETIINNAGITADGLFVWMENEAWDQVINTSLNGFYNVTRTLIERLVRNRYGRIINIVSVSGVKGTAGQVNYSAAKGALVAATKALAQEVAKRKITVNAVAPGFIETDMTSELDENELKKMIPMNRFGKAEEVADLVCFLASEKAAYITGEVININGGIYS encoded by the coding sequence ATGAAAACGAAGTATGCCTTAGTTACAGGAGGTTCCCGTGGGATAGGAAAAGAAATATGCTTGAAATTAGCAAAAGAATTAAAATATTCTGTGCTGATCAATTATCGTTCTAACCAGTCCGAGGCGGAAGATACCAAACGTAGAATTGAAGAATTCGGTGGTTTTGCAGAATTAATACCTTTTGACGTTTCTAACAGGGAACAAACATTATCGGTTTTGGAAAGCTGGCAAAAGGAAAATCCGGAAGCTGTGGTTGAAACCATAATTAACAATGCGGGAATTACAGCAGATGGTTTATTTGTGTGGATGGAAAATGAAGCTTGGGACCAAGTCATTAATACAAGCTTAAACGGCTTTTATAATGTTACCAGAACATTGATAGAAAGATTGGTTAGAAACCGGTACGGTCGTATTATCAACATAGTATCTGTTTCAGGAGTTAAAGGAACTGCCGGACAAGTAAATTATTCAGCAGCTAAAGGAGCCTTGGTAGCAGCAACAAAAGCATTGGCACAAGAAGTTGCTAAACGAAAAATTACCGTTAATGCTGTGGCTCCAGGATTCATTGAAACAGATATGACCAGCGAACTTGATGAAAATGAGCTTAAAAAAATGATTCCCATGAATCGTTTTGGCAAAGCTGAAGAAGTAGCCGACTTAGTTTGTTTTTTAGCTTCTGAAAAAGCAGCGTATATAACTGGGGAAGTTATTAACATTAACGGAGGAATCTATTCATGA